One window from the genome of Carassius carassius chromosome 15, fCarCar2.1, whole genome shotgun sequence encodes:
- the LOC132158833 gene encoding rho GTPase-activating protein 33-like isoform X5, with product MFVRTMSLADVSGFLPRGEQLAIKARSTDNLDSSGESGTRSVGTTANLKGKMSKRLSVVKGHFPKLVDCAHFHYENVGFGSIELQFANEQSDASWTSGSAKDLVFLVQVSCQGKTWMVRRTYEEFRTLDAHLHQCIYDRRYSQLLALPALCEIGDRLEIFTPLLSEYLNRLSMIVDNKLNCGPVLTWMEIDNHGNRFLLKEEASLNVPAIAAAHVIKRYTAQASDEISIEVGDILSVIDMPPKEDTTWWRGKHGFQVGFFPSECVKLINEKLPQSVSAPVSKQEVDALGSKPGVNNTTEPSSPTSVLHPWFLSLAVSKKHGKLMGFLRTFMKSRPTKQKLKQRGILKERVFGCDLGEHLLNSGQDVPQVLKSCSEFIEKHGVVDGIYRHSGVSSNIQKLRHEFDSENVPDLTKDVYMQDIHCVGSLCKLYFRELPNPLLTYQLYDKFAECMGEMTEEERMVKVHDVIQQLPPPHYRTLEYLIKHLAHLATCSGETNMHIKNLAIVWAPNLLRSKEIEAVGLSGADPFKEVRIQSVVVEFLLSNVEVLFSDSFTSVGRFSAARQSLTRPKSFVSTRLLSLEEAQARTQAPLLLQGSPHHAISQFHTVLDLPADKRKRGMKVRKSAGGSWKTFFAIGKPTAAGQRKPTRITSLFQPATSHAGCRVDSVTLRSAKSEESLSSQHSGAGQGKIQRLRRPRSSSDGLSLATSVDPQLLPQRSPSRIHSSRSYDSLLPEETRDADEEENEDEEDEEGVYMLPDFSQEPSASWMAEDVIDFSPTFLEDGPIGLGSAAVDPSGRESPPAAAPPPYRCLSHLAHTRTGSQRSITEDPDSVLNQSEAAARHSLILAAAAPPQQVFCQHRPSAVTNAPTSTAQQGESNLSPSHSQTPAPATSAPPSQPPQERRSFTRKVVHALSPKAPKSPPMDISDPIAISVPAKVLEMIGGRAGELQPGLPNSGPPQPPQMISMLLRSCDFQLTESCQQELNSKLGPVTKIKGPTILGPTGVPLPSQQPPPPPPKNPARLMALALAESANKALRQGASPPYRPRQSGTSPETDVRFQRSLSAHAGTLLSSDPNQIYSTVRPLSVWKTEGDDDDNDDEGGTVAEKPADKSHGTESRSPPGRDTGTLSSDSSVSDSGTSNSELSAASSSEDNERTPSPIYRNEEPTTLAQPSKSSPPSSSETIPSQRKPPAYGRQFSAPQLQQEKSSGQSKPPAQPHTQLLHSKSESSPLAQVRAFQPTRPKVPPKPPDLAPLRAPLSQTDRHDDMRRSLDPTRIRRLAGTPQGNTPLSRAFSERISSTSDMLSHYHAARMASQAAQVAHLPIQQQQAQSTFVRPVVPSSEDPSKMENFYYEIGASEHPPSYARHSYQNMKLDLEGNLRLTDPANQRPISRGYPPPYNHQGPGAGRAPQLWSSEATRVWAAAHSHSFSFSHSHSHHRSQDGSSGHPPQPRPQRQTSSSVRVPRSEVYPIHPSVGVGSAAGMVPLSVHQRSLHRPQRSPSADHAASQLHPYFENGKVCYRYFEASRPEDLPLNQHAVLNPSQASPVEGISKDQPEHIYVNYPFTNPPAPGVNSKGWATTDLDENDHQTSETLEPPSKSPPDDKQKHSEQESHTAVFENPNQNDVSSDSKVINIAASASNAMHFRSRSDPQSTSSEPAHVMSGKEIASLLIEKLAEDEREGPSVPSSSSTSPHIEHPPNPYPSQQQQQTPPAYNIYTPGPSRGRFEGQVLPREGSGPFQRQDPLRRSSGGQYRQAFDVMPSGNQVLKFYRSQDFIPSAQGESTTANPYPPRPYYQDPPYPNWGPQGLPDSSHTCTPPTVAFSNLALGSTRVYGPQTVANQFNQYPYQSGPVLPQYPNTPRRDVVMDPSLRPPGLRNQRGLNRQGSLPGPNWTIQTEGQTRSYC from the exons CTTCAGTTTGCCAATGAACAGAGCGATGCCAGCTGGACCTCGGGCAGTGCCAAAGATCTGGTTTTCCTCGTGCAGGTGTCCTGCCAG GGTAAGACGTGGATGGTGCGGCGTACATACGAAGAGTTCCGGACACTGGACGCCCACCTACATCAGTGTATTTACGACCGCCGTTACTCGCAGCTTTTGGCCCTTCCTGCCCTATGCGAGATTGGAGACCGGCTGGAG ATCTTCACACCACTGCTGTCGGAATATCTGAACCGTCTCTCCATGATCGTGGACAATAAGCTGAACTGTGGGCCAGTTCTCACCTGGATGGAG ATTGACAACCATGGCAACAGGTTCTTGCTGAAAGAAGAAGCATCTTTAAACGTCCCTGCCATCGCTGCTGCTCACGTCATCAAGCGATATACTGCTCAGGCTAGCGATGAGATCTCTATTGAG GTTGGTGATATTTTGTCAGTGATTGACATGCCACCCAAAGAGGACACCACATGGTGGAGAGGAAAGCATGGATTCCAG GTTGGCTTCTTTCCCAGTGAATGTGTGAAGTTAATCAATGAGAAGTTGCCACAGTCGGTCAGCGCTCCTGTCAGTAAGCAAG AGGTGGATGCTTTAGGCTCCAAACCTGGCGTTAACAACACGACTGAGCCTTCCTCTCCAACGTCAG TTCTTCATCCTTGGTTCTTAAGCCTGGCTG TGTCTAAGAAACACGGCAAGCTGATGGGCTTCCTGCGCACCTTTATGAAGTCCAGACCCACCAAACAAAAGCTAAAACAGAGGGGAATCCTAAAAGAACGGGTGTTCGGCTGTGACCTTGGCGAGCATCTCCTCAATTCTGGCCAAGACG TGCCGCAGGTACTAAAGAGCTGCTCAGAGTTCATAGAGAAGCATGGTGTGGTCGATGGCATCTACAGACACTCTGGTGTGTCCTCCAACATACAGAAACTCAG GCATGAGTTTGACAGTGAAAATGTTCCAGACCTGACGAAAGATGTGTACATGCAGGATATTCACTGCGTCGGCTCGCTGTGCAAGCTCTACTTTAGAGAGCTGCCCAATCCTCTGCTCACGTACCAACTCTATGACAAGTTTGCT GAATGCATGGGAGAGATGACGGAGGAAGAGAGAATGGTGAAAGTACATGATGTTATCCAGCAACTTCCTCCTCCTCACTACCG CACTTTGGAGTACCTCATCAAACACCTGGCTCATTTGGCCACCTGCAGTGGAGAGACGAACATGCACATTAAGAATCTGGCCATTGTCTGGGCCCCCAACCTGCTCCG ATCCAAAGAAATTGAAGCAGTGGGCTTAAGCGGTGCTGATCCATTTAAAGAAGTGCGCATCCAGTCCGTGGTCGTGGAGTTTCTGCTCAGCAATGTGGAAGTACTGTTCAGTGACTCCTTCACTTCTGTTGGCCGTTTTAGTGCAG CACGACAGTCTCTGACCAGACCCAAGTCATTTGTGTCCACCAGGCTTCTGTCTTTAGAGGAGGCGCAGGCTCGCACACAAGCTCCGCTTCTCCTTCAAGGGTCTCCTCACCACGCTATCAGCCAGTTTCACACTGTACTGGACCTGCCTGCCGACAA aaggaaAAGAGGGATGAAGGTCCGGAAGTCGGCAGGTGGGAGCTGGAAGACGTTTTTTGCCATAGGGAAACCTACAGCGGCAGGGCAACGCAAACCCACCAGGATCACCTCTTTGTTCCAGCCTGCTACCTCCCATGCAG GTTGCAGGGTGGACAGTGTGACACTCAGGTCAGCGAAGAGTGAAGAGTCCTTGTCATCTCAACACAGTGGAGCAG GTCAGGGAAAGATACAACGCTTACGAAGGCCGCGCTCCAGCAGTGATGGTCTCTCGCTGGCTACATCTGTTGATCCGCAGCTCCTTCCCCAGCGCTCCCCATCTAGAATCCATTCAAGCCGCTCTTATGACAGCCTGCTGCCTGAAGAAACCCGTGATGCTGATGAGGAGGAAAATGAagatgaagaggatgaggaggGCGTGTACATGTTGCCTGATTTTTCCCAGGAACCATCTGCCTCATGGATGGCAGAAGATGTCATTGATTTTAGCCCCACCTTCCTGGAAGATGGGCCAATAGGGTTGGGGAGCGCTGCTGTCGATCCTAGCGGCAGGGAGTCTCCTCCTGCAGCCGCACCCCCTCCCTACCGCTGTCTGAGCCATCTAGCCCACACCCGGACTGGTAGCCAGCGCTCAATAACAGAAGATCCAGACTCCGTTCTCAATCAGTCAGAGGCTGCAGCCCGTCATAGTTTGATCCTGGCTGCAGCAGCTCCACCTCAGCAAGTGTTCTGTCAGCACAGGCCATCTGCAGTCACTAATGCTCCCACAAGCACAGCTCAGCAGGGCGAATCGAACCTAAGCCCTTCCCATAGCCAGACGCCAGCTCCAGCAACCTCTGCGCCCCCATCTCAGCCCCCTCAAGAGAGGCGTTCCTTTACACGTAAAGTGGTTCATGCACTTTCACCTAAAGCACCTAAATCCCCCCCTATGGACATCTCTGATCCGATCGCCATCAGTGTACCTGCCAAG GTTCTGGAAATGATTGGTGGACGAGCTGGAGAATTGCAACCTGGACTTCCAAATAGTGGACCACCTCAGCCACCCCAGATGATATCTATGCTACTGAGATCATGTGATTTTCAGCTCACGGAGAGCTGCCAGCAAGAGCTCAACAGTAAGTTGGGCCCTGTCACCAAAATCAAGGGTCCTA CTATCTTGGGTCCCACTGGTGTTCCCCTTCCATCACAGCAGCCCCCTCCTCCTCCCCCCAAGAACCCTGCACGCCTCATGGCTCTAGCTCTTGCTGAAAGTGCCAACAAGGCACTGCGGCAAGGTGCCTCACCCCCATACCGCCCCCGTCAAAGTGGAACCTCCCCTGAGACAGACGTCCGCTTCCAGAGGTCCCTTTCTGCACATGCAGGTACTCTGCTATCTTCTGATCCTAATCAGATTTATTCCACGGTACGCCCCTTGTCTGTGTGGAAGACTGagggtgatgatgatgataatgatgatgaggGTGGAACTGTTGCTGAAAAGCCTGCAGACAAATCACATGGTACAGAGTCAAGGTCACCACCTGGGCGAGACACTGGGACACTCTCTTCTGACAGCTCAGTCTCTGACTCTGGGACATCCAATTCTGAGTTGTCAGCTGCCAGTTCCTCTGAAGACAATGAGCGAACACCAAGCCCCATTTACAGAAATGAAGAACCAACCACTCTGGCACAGCCCTCAAAATCCAGCCCACCCTCTTCCAGTGAAACCATCCCTTCTCAAAGAAAACCCCCAGCTTATGGAAGACAGTTTTCTGCTCCACAGCTTCAGCAGGAGAAATCCAGCGGCCAGTCCAAGCCCCCAGCCCAACCACACACTCAGCTTCTGCATTCTAAATCAGAGAGCTCTCCACTGGCCCAGGTACGAGCCTTCCAGCCCACTCGCCCTAAAGTGCCACCCAAGCCGCCTGATCTTGCTCCCTTGAGGGCTCCACTCTCTCAGACTGATCGGCATGATGACATGCGTCGCTCCTTGGATCCCACTCGCATTCGACGATTGGCGGGGACTCCACAAGGGAACACACCACTCTCCAGAGCGTTCTCTGAGCGTATCAGCAGTACCTCTGACATGCTGTCTCACTATCATGCAGCCAGGATGGCCAGCCAAGCTGCTCAGGTTGCACACCTTCCCATACAACAGCAACAGGCCCAGTCCACATTCGTCAGACCGGTTGTCCCCTCCTCTGAAGACCCTTCCAAGATGGAGAACTTCTACTACGAAATAGGTGCATCTGAGCATCCACCCAGCTATGCACGCCACAGCTATCAAAATATGAAGTTAGATCTGGAGGGAAACCTCCGTCTCACTGATCCAGCCAATCAAAGGCCTATTTCCAGAGGTTACCCCCCTCCCTACAACCACCAAGGACCTGGGGCTGGAAGGGCTCCCCAGCTTTGGTCGTCTGAGGCTACACGAGTTTGGGCCGCAGCACACTCTCACTCTTTCTCCTTTTCCCATTCTCATTCTCACCATCGCTCTCAGGATGGATCATCAGGACATCCTCCCCAACCCCGTCCTCAGCGTCAGACATCGTCATCTGTCAGGGTGCCCCGCAGTGAAGTGTATCCCATACACCCATCCGTTGGAGTGGGCTCCGCTGCTGGCATGGTGCCTCTGTCTGTGCACCAACGTAGCTTGCATCGCCCCCAGCGTTCCCCTTCTGCAGACCATGCAGCCTCCCAGCTTCACCCCTACTTTGAAAATGGGAAGGTGTGTTACCGGTACTTTGAGGCTTCCAGACCGGAAGATTTGCCACTGAATCAGCATGCTGTATTAAACCCATCTCAGGCCTCACCAGTGGAAGGAATCTCAAAAGATCAGCCTGAACACATTTATGTCAACTACCCTTTCACAAACCCACCAGCACCTGGTGTTAATTCAAAGGGCTGGGCCACCACAGACCTCGACGAAAATGATCACCAAACATCTGAGACACTGGAACCACCTTCCAAGTCACCACCGGATGACAAACAGAAGCATTCAGAGCAAGAAAGTCACACGGCTGTTTTCGAGAACCCTAACCAGAATGATGTGTCCTCAGATTCCAAAGTGATCAATATAGCAGCGAGTGCATCCAATGCCATGCATTTCCGCAGTCGCTCAGATCCCCAAAGTACTAGCTCAGAGCCTGCTCATGTCATGAGTGGGAAGGAAATTGCCTCCTTGCTAATTGAAAAGCTTGCAGAGGATGAAAGGGAGGGTCCTTCTGTGCCATCCTCTTCATCCACTTCTCCGCATATTGAGCACCCTCCAAATCCCTATCCTAGTCAGCAGCAGCAACAAACTCCACCTGCATATAATATCTACACTCCAGGACCCTCTCGAGGGCGCTTTGAAGGTCAGGTGCTACCTAGAGAGGGATCAGGACCTTTCCAACGTCAAGACCCCTTGCGGAGATCTTCCGGAGGCCAGTACAGACAAGCTTTTGATGTCATGCCATCTGGCAACCAAGTCCTTAAGTTTTACAGAAGCCAAGACTTTATCCCAAGCGCCCAGGGAGAAAGCACAACTGCTAACCCTTATCCCCCAAGACCATATTATCAGGACCCCCCATACCCCAATTGGGGCCCTCAAGGCCTCCCAGACTCTTCCCACACATGCACTCCACCTACAGTGGCCTTCTCAAACTTAGCGCTTGGATCGACAAGAGTATATGGGCCTCAGACAGTGGCCAATCAGTTTAACCAGTACCCATACCAGTCAGGGCCAGTGCTTCCCCAGTATCCCAACACACCGCGACGAGATGTTGTCATGGATCCTTCTCTTCGACCTCCAGGGTTGCGGAACCAGAGAGGCTTAAACCGGCAGGGTAGCCTGCCGGGCCCCAACTGGACCATCCAAACTGAGGGCCAGACCCGTAGTTACTGCTAA
- the LOC132158833 gene encoding rho GTPase-activating protein 33-like isoform X3: protein MWEGTLETHPHPNTEPCWSLPPKLEIGMVARSTDNLDSSGESGTRSVGTTANLKGKMSKRLSVVKGHFPKLVDCAHFHYENVGFGSIELQFANEQSDASWTSGSAKDLVFLVQVSCQGKTWMVRRTYEEFRTLDAHLHQCIYDRRYSQLLALPALCEIGDRLEIFTPLLSEYLNRLSMIVDNKLNCGPVLTWMEIDNHGNRFLLKEEASLNVPAIAAAHVIKRYTAQASDEISIEVGDILSVIDMPPKEDTTWWRGKHGFQVGFFPSECVKLINEKLPQSVSAPVSKQEVDALGSKPGVNNTTEPSSPTSVLHPWFLSLAVSKKHGKLMGFLRTFMKSRPTKQKLKQRGILKERVFGCDLGEHLLNSGQDVPQVLKSCSEFIEKHGVVDGIYRHSGVSSNIQKLRHEFDSENVPDLTKDVYMQDIHCVGSLCKLYFRELPNPLLTYQLYDKFAECMGEMTEEERMVKVHDVIQQLPPPHYRTLEYLIKHLAHLATCSGETNMHIKNLAIVWAPNLLRSKEIEAVGLSGADPFKEVRIQSVVVEFLLSNVEVLFSDSFTSVGRFSAARQSLTRPKSFVSTRLLSLEEAQARTQAPLLLQGSPHHAISQFHTVLDLPADKRKRGMKVRKSAGGSWKTFFAIGKPTAAGQRKPTRITSLFQPATSHAGCRVDSVTLRSAKSEESLSSQHSGAGQGKIQRLRRPRSSSDGLSLATSVDPQLLPQRSPSRIHSSRSYDSLLPEETRDADEEENEDEEDEEGVYMLPDFSQEPSASWMAEDVIDFSPTFLEDGPIGLGSAAVDPSGRESPPAAAPPPYRCLSHLAHTRTGSQRSITEDPDSVLNQSEAAARHSLILAAAAPPQQVFCQHRPSAVTNAPTSTAQQGESNLSPSHSQTPAPATSAPPSQPPQERRSFTRKVVHALSPKAPKSPPMDISDPIAISVPAKVLEMIGGRAGELQPGLPNSGPPQPPQMISMLLRSCDFQLTESCQQELNSKLGPVTKIKGPTILGPTGVPLPSQQPPPPPPKNPARLMALALAESANKALRQGASPPYRPRQSGTSPETDVRFQRSLSAHAGTLLSSDPNQIYSTVRPLSVWKTEGDDDDNDDEGGTVAEKPADKSHGTESRSPPGRDTGTLSSDSSVSDSGTSNSELSAASSSEDNERTPSPIYRNEEPTTLAQPSKSSPPSSSETIPSQRKPPAYGRQFSAPQLQQEKSSGQSKPPAQPHTQLLHSKSESSPLAQVRAFQPTRPKVPPKPPDLAPLRAPLSQTDRHDDMRRSLDPTRIRRLAGTPQGNTPLSRAFSERISSTSDMLSHYHAARMASQAAQVAHLPIQQQQAQSTFVRPVVPSSEDPSKMENFYYEIGASEHPPSYARHSYQNMKLDLEGNLRLTDPANQRPISRGYPPPYNHQGPGAGRAPQLWSSEATRVWAAAHSHSFSFSHSHSHHRSQDGSSGHPPQPRPQRQTSSSVRVPRSEVYPIHPSVGVGSAAGMVPLSVHQRSLHRPQRSPSADHAASQLHPYFENGKVCYRYFEASRPEDLPLNQHAVLNPSQASPVEGISKDQPEHIYVNYPFTNPPAPGVNSKGWATTDLDENDHQTSETLEPPSKSPPDDKQKHSEQESHTAVFENPNQNDVSSDSKVINIAASASNAMHFRSRSDPQSTSSEPAHVMSGKEIASLLIEKLAEDEREGPSVPSSSSTSPHIEHPPNPYPSQQQQQTPPAYNIYTPGPSRGRFEGQVLPREGSGPFQRQDPLRRSSGGQYRQAFDVMPSGNQVLKFYRSQDFIPSAQGESTTANPYPPRPYYQDPPYPNWGPQGLPDSSHTCTPPTVAFSNLALGSTRVYGPQTVANQFNQYPYQSGPVLPQYPNTPRRDVVMDPSLRPPGLRNQRGLNRQGSLPGPNWTIQTEGQTRSYC, encoded by the exons CTTCAGTTTGCCAATGAACAGAGCGATGCCAGCTGGACCTCGGGCAGTGCCAAAGATCTGGTTTTCCTCGTGCAGGTGTCCTGCCAG GGTAAGACGTGGATGGTGCGGCGTACATACGAAGAGTTCCGGACACTGGACGCCCACCTACATCAGTGTATTTACGACCGCCGTTACTCGCAGCTTTTGGCCCTTCCTGCCCTATGCGAGATTGGAGACCGGCTGGAG ATCTTCACACCACTGCTGTCGGAATATCTGAACCGTCTCTCCATGATCGTGGACAATAAGCTGAACTGTGGGCCAGTTCTCACCTGGATGGAG ATTGACAACCATGGCAACAGGTTCTTGCTGAAAGAAGAAGCATCTTTAAACGTCCCTGCCATCGCTGCTGCTCACGTCATCAAGCGATATACTGCTCAGGCTAGCGATGAGATCTCTATTGAG GTTGGTGATATTTTGTCAGTGATTGACATGCCACCCAAAGAGGACACCACATGGTGGAGAGGAAAGCATGGATTCCAG GTTGGCTTCTTTCCCAGTGAATGTGTGAAGTTAATCAATGAGAAGTTGCCACAGTCGGTCAGCGCTCCTGTCAGTAAGCAAG AGGTGGATGCTTTAGGCTCCAAACCTGGCGTTAACAACACGACTGAGCCTTCCTCTCCAACGTCAG TTCTTCATCCTTGGTTCTTAAGCCTGGCTG TGTCTAAGAAACACGGCAAGCTGATGGGCTTCCTGCGCACCTTTATGAAGTCCAGACCCACCAAACAAAAGCTAAAACAGAGGGGAATCCTAAAAGAACGGGTGTTCGGCTGTGACCTTGGCGAGCATCTCCTCAATTCTGGCCAAGACG TGCCGCAGGTACTAAAGAGCTGCTCAGAGTTCATAGAGAAGCATGGTGTGGTCGATGGCATCTACAGACACTCTGGTGTGTCCTCCAACATACAGAAACTCAG GCATGAGTTTGACAGTGAAAATGTTCCAGACCTGACGAAAGATGTGTACATGCAGGATATTCACTGCGTCGGCTCGCTGTGCAAGCTCTACTTTAGAGAGCTGCCCAATCCTCTGCTCACGTACCAACTCTATGACAAGTTTGCT GAATGCATGGGAGAGATGACGGAGGAAGAGAGAATGGTGAAAGTACATGATGTTATCCAGCAACTTCCTCCTCCTCACTACCG CACTTTGGAGTACCTCATCAAACACCTGGCTCATTTGGCCACCTGCAGTGGAGAGACGAACATGCACATTAAGAATCTGGCCATTGTCTGGGCCCCCAACCTGCTCCG ATCCAAAGAAATTGAAGCAGTGGGCTTAAGCGGTGCTGATCCATTTAAAGAAGTGCGCATCCAGTCCGTGGTCGTGGAGTTTCTGCTCAGCAATGTGGAAGTACTGTTCAGTGACTCCTTCACTTCTGTTGGCCGTTTTAGTGCAG CACGACAGTCTCTGACCAGACCCAAGTCATTTGTGTCCACCAGGCTTCTGTCTTTAGAGGAGGCGCAGGCTCGCACACAAGCTCCGCTTCTCCTTCAAGGGTCTCCTCACCACGCTATCAGCCAGTTTCACACTGTACTGGACCTGCCTGCCGACAA aaggaaAAGAGGGATGAAGGTCCGGAAGTCGGCAGGTGGGAGCTGGAAGACGTTTTTTGCCATAGGGAAACCTACAGCGGCAGGGCAACGCAAACCCACCAGGATCACCTCTTTGTTCCAGCCTGCTACCTCCCATGCAG GTTGCAGGGTGGACAGTGTGACACTCAGGTCAGCGAAGAGTGAAGAGTCCTTGTCATCTCAACACAGTGGAGCAG GTCAGGGAAAGATACAACGCTTACGAAGGCCGCGCTCCAGCAGTGATGGTCTCTCGCTGGCTACATCTGTTGATCCGCAGCTCCTTCCCCAGCGCTCCCCATCTAGAATCCATTCAAGCCGCTCTTATGACAGCCTGCTGCCTGAAGAAACCCGTGATGCTGATGAGGAGGAAAATGAagatgaagaggatgaggaggGCGTGTACATGTTGCCTGATTTTTCCCAGGAACCATCTGCCTCATGGATGGCAGAAGATGTCATTGATTTTAGCCCCACCTTCCTGGAAGATGGGCCAATAGGGTTGGGGAGCGCTGCTGTCGATCCTAGCGGCAGGGAGTCTCCTCCTGCAGCCGCACCCCCTCCCTACCGCTGTCTGAGCCATCTAGCCCACACCCGGACTGGTAGCCAGCGCTCAATAACAGAAGATCCAGACTCCGTTCTCAATCAGTCAGAGGCTGCAGCCCGTCATAGTTTGATCCTGGCTGCAGCAGCTCCACCTCAGCAAGTGTTCTGTCAGCACAGGCCATCTGCAGTCACTAATGCTCCCACAAGCACAGCTCAGCAGGGCGAATCGAACCTAAGCCCTTCCCATAGCCAGACGCCAGCTCCAGCAACCTCTGCGCCCCCATCTCAGCCCCCTCAAGAGAGGCGTTCCTTTACACGTAAAGTGGTTCATGCACTTTCACCTAAAGCACCTAAATCCCCCCCTATGGACATCTCTGATCCGATCGCCATCAGTGTACCTGCCAAG GTTCTGGAAATGATTGGTGGACGAGCTGGAGAATTGCAACCTGGACTTCCAAATAGTGGACCACCTCAGCCACCCCAGATGATATCTATGCTACTGAGATCATGTGATTTTCAGCTCACGGAGAGCTGCCAGCAAGAGCTCAACAGTAAGTTGGGCCCTGTCACCAAAATCAAGGGTCCTA CTATCTTGGGTCCCACTGGTGTTCCCCTTCCATCACAGCAGCCCCCTCCTCCTCCCCCCAAGAACCCTGCACGCCTCATGGCTCTAGCTCTTGCTGAAAGTGCCAACAAGGCACTGCGGCAAGGTGCCTCACCCCCATACCGCCCCCGTCAAAGTGGAACCTCCCCTGAGACAGACGTCCGCTTCCAGAGGTCCCTTTCTGCACATGCAGGTACTCTGCTATCTTCTGATCCTAATCAGATTTATTCCACGGTACGCCCCTTGTCTGTGTGGAAGACTGagggtgatgatgatgataatgatgatgaggGTGGAACTGTTGCTGAAAAGCCTGCAGACAAATCACATGGTACAGAGTCAAGGTCACCACCTGGGCGAGACACTGGGACACTCTCTTCTGACAGCTCAGTCTCTGACTCTGGGACATCCAATTCTGAGTTGTCAGCTGCCAGTTCCTCTGAAGACAATGAGCGAACACCAAGCCCCATTTACAGAAATGAAGAACCAACCACTCTGGCACAGCCCTCAAAATCCAGCCCACCCTCTTCCAGTGAAACCATCCCTTCTCAAAGAAAACCCCCAGCTTATGGAAGACAGTTTTCTGCTCCACAGCTTCAGCAGGAGAAATCCAGCGGCCAGTCCAAGCCCCCAGCCCAACCACACACTCAGCTTCTGCATTCTAAATCAGAGAGCTCTCCACTGGCCCAGGTACGAGCCTTCCAGCCCACTCGCCCTAAAGTGCCACCCAAGCCGCCTGATCTTGCTCCCTTGAGGGCTCCACTCTCTCAGACTGATCGGCATGATGACATGCGTCGCTCCTTGGATCCCACTCGCATTCGACGATTGGCGGGGACTCCACAAGGGAACACACCACTCTCCAGAGCGTTCTCTGAGCGTATCAGCAGTACCTCTGACATGCTGTCTCACTATCATGCAGCCAGGATGGCCAGCCAAGCTGCTCAGGTTGCACACCTTCCCATACAACAGCAACAGGCCCAGTCCACATTCGTCAGACCGGTTGTCCCCTCCTCTGAAGACCCTTCCAAGATGGAGAACTTCTACTACGAAATAGGTGCATCTGAGCATCCACCCAGCTATGCACGCCACAGCTATCAAAATATGAAGTTAGATCTGGAGGGAAACCTCCGTCTCACTGATCCAGCCAATCAAAGGCCTATTTCCAGAGGTTACCCCCCTCCCTACAACCACCAAGGACCTGGGGCTGGAAGGGCTCCCCAGCTTTGGTCGTCTGAGGCTACACGAGTTTGGGCCGCAGCACACTCTCACTCTTTCTCCTTTTCCCATTCTCATTCTCACCATCGCTCTCAGGATGGATCATCAGGACATCCTCCCCAACCCCGTCCTCAGCGTCAGACATCGTCATCTGTCAGGGTGCCCCGCAGTGAAGTGTATCCCATACACCCATCCGTTGGAGTGGGCTCCGCTGCTGGCATGGTGCCTCTGTCTGTGCACCAACGTAGCTTGCATCGCCCCCAGCGTTCCCCTTCTGCAGACCATGCAGCCTCCCAGCTTCACCCCTACTTTGAAAATGGGAAGGTGTGTTACCGGTACTTTGAGGCTTCCAGACCGGAAGATTTGCCACTGAATCAGCATGCTGTATTAAACCCATCTCAGGCCTCACCAGTGGAAGGAATCTCAAAAGATCAGCCTGAACACATTTATGTCAACTACCCTTTCACAAACCCACCAGCACCTGGTGTTAATTCAAAGGGCTGGGCCACCACAGACCTCGACGAAAATGATCACCAAACATCTGAGACACTGGAACCACCTTCCAAGTCACCACCGGATGACAAACAGAAGCATTCAGAGCAAGAAAGTCACACGGCTGTTTTCGAGAACCCTAACCAGAATGATGTGTCCTCAGATTCCAAAGTGATCAATATAGCAGCGAGTGCATCCAATGCCATGCATTTCCGCAGTCGCTCAGATCCCCAAAGTACTAGCTCAGAGCCTGCTCATGTCATGAGTGGGAAGGAAATTGCCTCCTTGCTAATTGAAAAGCTTGCAGAGGATGAAAGGGAGGGTCCTTCTGTGCCATCCTCTTCATCCACTTCTCCGCATATTGAGCACCCTCCAAATCCCTATCCTAGTCAGCAGCAGCAACAAACTCCACCTGCATATAATATCTACACTCCAGGACCCTCTCGAGGGCGCTTTGAAGGTCAGGTGCTACCTAGAGAGGGATCAGGACCTTTCCAACGTCAAGACCCCTTGCGGAGATCTTCCGGAGGCCAGTACAGACAAGCTTTTGATGTCATGCCATCTGGCAACCAAGTCCTTAAGTTTTACAGAAGCCAAGACTTTATCCCAAGCGCCCAGGGAGAAAGCACAACTGCTAACCCTTATCCCCCAAGACCATATTATCAGGACCCCCCATACCCCAATTGGGGCCCTCAAGGCCTCCCAGACTCTTCCCACACATGCACTCCACCTACAGTGGCCTTCTCAAACTTAGCGCTTGGATCGACAAGAGTATATGGGCCTCAGACAGTGGCCAATCAGTTTAACCAGTACCCATACCAGTCAGGGCCAGTGCTTCCCCAGTATCCCAACACACCGCGACGAGATGTTGTCATGGATCCTTCTCTTCGACCTCCAGGGTTGCGGAACCAGAGAGGCTTAAACCGGCAGGGTAGCCTGCCGGGCCCCAACTGGACCATCCAAACTGAGGGCCAGACCCGTAGTTACTGCTAA